The Juglans microcarpa x Juglans regia isolate MS1-56 chromosome 2S, Jm3101_v1.0, whole genome shotgun sequence genome has a window encoding:
- the LOC121251860 gene encoding GDP-fucose transporter 1, which yields MSSIRFDATKQYYATSSLVLGYALCSSLLAVINKFAITKFNYPGLLTALQYLISALGVWVLGKLGFLHHDQFTFEIAKKFLPAAMVFYLAIFTNTNLLRHANVDTFIVFRSLTPLLVALADTTFRRQPCPSKLTFVSLLIILGGAVGYVATDSAFTLTAYSWAFAYLVTITTEMVYIKHMVTNLGLNTWGFVFYNNLLSLMIAPVFWFLTGEYVDVFATLGSNSGNWFEPIAFLAVSLSCVFGLAISFFGFAARKAISATAFTVTGVVNKFLTVAINVLIWDKHASPFGLLCLLFTLAGGVLYQQSVTGAGGAPAQRESTASKQTDSENDGDDFRDENQVKGLSGKLASV from the coding sequence ATGTCTTCTATTCGATTCGATGCCACGAAGCAGTACTATGCCACGAGCAGTCTCGTACTTGGGTATGCGCTTTGTTCGAGCTTGCTTGCTGTGATAAACAAGTTTGCCATAACCAAATTCAACTATCCTGGCCTTTTGACTGCGTTGCAGTATCTAATTTCTGCTCTTGGAGTTTGGGTTTTAGGGAAACTAGGATTTCTGCACCACGATCAATTTACATTTGAGATTGCCAAGAAGTTTTTACCCGCTGCTATGGTTTTCTATCTGGCAATCTTTACGAACACTAATCTTCTTCGTCACGCGAATGTCGATACATTTATAGTGTTTAGATCCTTGACACCCCTTTTGGTTGCTTTAGCAGATACAACATTTAGGAGACAGCCGTGCCCATCAAAGCTCACCTTTGTGTCTTTATTGATCATACTGGGGGGAGCTGTTGGGTATGTGGCCACGGATTCGGCTTTTACTTTGACTGCATACTCATGGGCATTTGCTTATTTGGTGACAATTACTACTGAGATGGTTTATATCAAACATATGGTGACAAATCTTGGGCTGAACACTTGGGGATTTGTGTTTTATAACAATTTGTTATCATTGATGATTGCTCCAGTGTTTTGGTTTCTTACGGGGGAGTATGTCGACGTGTTTGCCACATTGGGATCTAATTCTGGGAATTGGTTTGAACCCATTGCATTCCTTGCCGTATCATTGTCTTGCGTTTTTGGACTGGCCATCAGTTTCTTTGGGTTTGCTGCAAGGAAGGCAATCTCTGCTACAGCTTTTACGGTGACTGGTGTTGTTAATAAGTTTCTTACGGTTGCCATCAATGTGCTAATTTGGGATAAGCATGCCAGCCCTTTTGGTTTGCTATGCCTCCTCTTCACACTTGCCGGTGGAGTTCTTTATCAGCAGTCAGTTACTGGAGCTGGCGGTGCTCCAGCACAGCGTGAGTCAACAGCATCGAAGCAAACTGATAGTGAGAATGACGGTGATGATTTTAGAGATGAGAATCAAGTAAAGGGCCTGTCTGGTAAACTTGCTTCTGTATGA